The window CCTGTGACCCTTTGATTAGAGTTTAGGACTGTCCcctgcagagacaggaagtcgaaaatgaaaacaaaatatgtacGTACGTCGGTTTGACCTGTTTTGCTTTGTATTTGGAAAAATCCACCGaggaacagaaacagctgaTTGTGACCCATATTTTTGGTCTGGGTCAGAACATGTACTCCTGAGGGGATGTAAGAGGCAGAGCTGGAGGTAcgttttcattttcagcagcagaaatgggAAAATGTTTTAGCAGCATACTGTCAAAACACTCTCATACAGAAAACTGTGAAGTTTTCTCAATTTCTAAATAGGTAATTATTAAAATTGCAAATTAAACATAATTGTAAATTATATTTCAAAACTGTGAATGGGATAAAAATTATtgagaaataaaactgtgaaCCAAGAGAAAGATGCATAAGATTTCCTATTAAAATAtaacaaggttaaaaaaaaatcataaactaacaatacttaaaaatatgaaatatgaataaaatacatGACATCAAACAGACAAGACttgagtttgttgtttctcGGTTACTGACAATTAACAAAAGGACATTTTTGTTACTGTGTGTGATGttaaggttttttctttttgaaatcaaCACAGTGCGACTGAACGTTCAGACCCGTAATTTGACTTTTCTGTAGAGACAGAAGACAACAGGGAGCCCAAACTGCTGTCCGTAGGAACATGTCATGTAGGCCCCAATGTTTAGGAACATCTGgtataaattgtttgttttttttactcatttttacaaactcctttatctttttgttagaaataaaactgtttacaaTGAAAAGGGAAGtgaacagaaagaaacatcAATTGTGTgggatatatatatactgtatatatatatatatatatatatatatatatatatatatatatatatatatatatacaaaatatatatatatatataaaataaaaaaatatatacagtatatatatatatactgtatatattttttttttctataaaaaggATTAGGAGTTGTAGTAACATTCTCTGGTGTCATAATCTTTTAATCCTACTAGGTTTTTTTCTCACTCTGTgctaaaaaaaactcctttcctttcctttcctttcctttcctttcctttcctttcctttcctttcctttcctttcctttcctgtcctttcctttcctttcctttccatTTCACTTGGTTCCGTTCCGTTCCATTCCGTTCCGTTCCTCCCTCATCCTGTCCTGTCCCTGATCACAATATTTCCAACCTTTATGCTGTCGGCCATCAGATAAGACAAAACGGATTAAATCCGGTCATATCACTGTTGCTCACCTGTTATATCTTTGTCTGGAGATTAAGGGACAAAATAATCTATCCTCTAAAAAGCTTTTCATGGGATTATGCAGTGAACTATGTCAGTGTGGTTCCTCTGACATCATTCAATAAGAACGACGTCACATGCAAACCTTCCTCCCAGCATCTTTATTATATCACACAGAAGTTTTGTCTATTGTAACACATTCTTattaggtttttgtgtttgttctgaacTGTAGTCAGTTTGTCTTAATTGTCTCTCCTTATAAACCATcatcactcacacacacacacacacacacacacacacacacacacacacaatgaaatcagcatcacagaaagaaaagagacgTTTCTATGGTAACAGCGAATACGGTAACTAAGATCAAAGTTAGTTACAGCGACTCTCTTCCAAGACTTCTGTCAGCTGGGAAAATaactgcacacacactctcacacacttttaaagaaagactAAAAAAGTCAGTGAAGTCTGAGATGGCTTATTCAGATTGTTTGACAGACTCACACAACATGTTTACACTCTATCCCCATAAACGGtgtgaaaataaagatttagtAGATTAAAACGATATTTTAAAAGTGCCTTAACATGTGagtcttttcattttactttacaTAAACTATGACACATGTAAAGCATGCATTTTTTCACTAAggagcaaaaccaaacatgtcTTTCTTTCGTGACTCATGAAAGTCATAATTGTTTTACCCACTCGTGCAGTGGGTGAGACAATTACACGTTATTAGGAGACTTTTAAAGACATGGGTTGTAATTAACTGAACAGTCCCAATTCAGAGTCTGTATTTATAGAGCTTTAAGATGTTTGCTTTGCTGACACGGAGACACCTTTCATTTTCGATCTGGATCCACAGCGATGATAGCACTAGTTGTAGGATTGTACTGGTTTGTTGTACGGTTCTAATGTTAAAAAAGTTCTGATGCTTAGTAATTTTTGTCTTATAAATGCCACTACTGTTTGTTCTACTGAAATTATGCTCTTCCTAGCAACAACAATTTACCATTTATCTGTATTATTTAGAGTAAACCtggcaaataaaaccaaaggaGTCTCGGCTAAATGTTCTAACAGTGACACAAGTAAGCTATGGAGGATGAACTGAAGGCAGGTCTGACAGCTGCCAAAGTACAGTTtgcctggaaaacaaaaaagctgttttaaaaagctgaaccATTATAGAAACACTGGACTGAAGACTGGCAGCGAAGGCGGACACTTTTCGAAGTAGAAAAGTTGGATACTGCGGCAGGAACAGTCGGGCTGCTGATAAACAGAGGGATTTAAAACCTGCTGAGACCTAAAATTGTTTGTGAtgtctctttgtctttgttccCTCTGGGTTGGGAGTGGGTCTTTATCTCAAGTTCAAAAATTTTACAGTCTTGTTCAGGAGTGACGGTAggacaagaaaataaatcaaaagatcGAGACCTCATCTGTCGTAATGAGGGCGTTTCTCCAGTTCGTTCTGGTGAAGAAGGAGGTTCTAACCCTCAGCTGTGGtcatgaagcagaaaaaatgaaCTTTCTCCGTAAAGTGTAAGGACTGAGTTTTGGAAATAAGATGAAGGGCTCTATCACCTACAGCAAGCTCAGAGTAGAGCAGCTGCTCCTGAAAGGAATTggttgaggtggtttggacatCTGATTCTCCTGAATGACACCCTCTGGAAGCATGTCCAACaaggaggagaccccagggcaggTCCAGCTCTCAAAGATTTTCCACAACAACCTGCTGGTAATAATGCAGACCAGTTATTTCACATCAGTAAAAAGGATTTACAAGGAAACATAAACCATCAATGACCTTTAGCAGTGCATACAATGGCAATTGGCTTTCTATTGCTTATGCAACCCAGTGCTTTTTAGTTCCCCTGGCCGCCAGCTTGCTGATATGACCTTGAAACCAGGCCAAAGAGCAGATCAATTGTTCCTCTAACAGTGGATTACTGCGATTCATCTCCTTTTTAAACCTGTGTCCCTTCCCCTGCCTGTCCGGTTTTCCACCCGTACTTGGTCTGAAGGTGCCTCGGGCTAATCACTGGGTAAGGACCTGATCAATAGGCTTTTATTACACAGAACTGTCTCGTCTGCTCCATGCATTAAACAGACCTGGAATCTCTCACACATTGACCACGAAGACTCACGCAACCGGCGCTTTTCACACGTTGTAGCGCCACGCGTCCATTTTCACacatagtttaaaaacaaattcacagcTGATAACCTCACCTCACACAAATAGGACACACAGAACGACAAGACCAAGCATCACGTCAGTACCAGCAGCAATGTATTGCCTTTAGTTAATCTAACCGTCCACAGCGGGTTGCAAAATGGTTTGTCTCCCATTGGGATTCGCTTTGTGTTGTTGCCTTACAACTTggaatttaattatattttaaggCAAATTCCTTGTTTGTGCACACAAACTTGGCCAATAAAGGTGATTCTAATTCTGATTTTGATTCTATTCTTTTTAATTAGATTATAAGCCCAACCTTCAGGTACATCTCCATGAGTTTGTTACATCTAGTCACTGGaatttttgttcattcttcATGACTAAagtactttaaattaaatatgttcTGCTTGTGTTcagcaatctttaaatcaaatagATTCTCAGGTGGATTGGGGTCTAGGcgttgactggaccattccaggacattcagctggttctccttaaaccggtggagtgttgcttcagcagtgtgtttagggtcattgtcctgctgaaagATGAATCTTtgaaaaactcaaacaggtttccCTCAAGAAACCTCTCTCTATTTTGCTCCATTCATCTTTCTtacaactctgaccagttttcCACACTCTGCTTATGAAAaaccttcccacagaaacccaaaaggattggtccaggtgtagtttcaaataaaaacaaacaaacaaataaaacacaggttAATGATAGCATTaaatgcaaatacaaacatggagagtacaGAGAGTAAAGACAAtggcagagggaggaaatgtggtcagtttgtactccagcagtctaagcctacaTCGACATAACTAAGGGATTGCTCAGGaaagctcaggaaacccaaaccaactctaactataagatttatcaaaaactggaagttggttcaacagaggagcctgatagctgaaagctctgcctcctgttctacttttagaaactctaggaaccacaagtaaacctgcagtctgagagcaacgtgctctgttaggaaataTGGATCAGCAAACTCTTTAATTttagatggagcttggttgctGAGAGCTTTgaatgttagaagtaagattttaaattctcttctaaatttgacagggagccaacggagagaagctaaaactggagaaatctgatctcttttcctaactctcatcagaactagcagcagcagcagcattttggatcaattgaagactttttaaagagtttttggacacccagaaaATATAACGTATAACTGCGAATACACTTGTGGATCATGGAcctttgaatgtttttcagacCCTCAACCAATTTGttagtttacatgttttattctctGGTTTGGACAGAAGAAAAATCCAGTAATTCCTAAAATTCTCAAGATGTAAAACATGAAGAATTTGCACTGCTCAGGCAGAATCCTCATCCGTATtcaggcagcaggcaatataaAAATAGACTGTGCAGCGTCCTTTGCAGAGATATGGTTTAGAGGTACTAGCTCACtacattttgttgaaaaatcaGTGAGAACTAGTAAAACTTTATGTCCTTGTATTCTGGTAAAATGACCTCTTCAGCATCCCTGTAGCAAACAGCTTGGACAGAATAGTTTTATGTGTAAAGTTGCATGTGGAATAAAATTGCTGGTTTAGTGGTTTTTCAAATCTCGAAAGACTTTTCAGCTCTGAAACTGGGTGATCTGTTTTCCAGAGCGTGTGTCATTGCTCTCTTAACATAGTCTGTCACTAATAATAGAAGATGGGGGTGTAAGGCATCAACATGAGACTGATCAAGCGGAGTGCACTGCAGTAAACTGTGGCGCATCCTGACAGGCCAGATATACTTAGCTGCAGATGTACACATAGTCCTCAAGGAAATGTCCATGTTCCTATTATAGATTCTGCATGGAAAACCTAATCCGAGCATGCAGTGACAGACTGAGTTATTGGCTGTGGAGAAATCCACACTGTTCTGAAACCATGCCACAGAGCTGCACCCCACACCCTCAGATGATggcaattatttaaaatgtgaaaatcttGAGAGCATACATTATGTCTAGTTTAACAGCTGTGGGAAGGTGTGACTTCTCCCCCTCTTTCCCACAGTTTTTATCAGGCAGAGGCAGAGATTGTCCTCCACTACAGCTGAAGTATTAACAAAACTTTATCCAGgctagagttttaaaaaacactcatGTTCATTTGCATTTATATGTGGctttattacaaagaaaagaaccaaaaTCCCTGTGCTGATGAGTGGACATGGTCCGTGTGTACCTAAGAAGTAGGGGGTCAACAAGTGCATGACCCACTCTGCCAGCTACAGGCCAACGCTGCTCCCCAAACATCATCCCCTGCAGCGTGCGTTTGAGGGGGATGAAAATGATGCAGTGGCTTCAAAGGAGGTCAGCAGCTCATTCAACCCTCTGCCTGTTCCTGGATCAGCTCCAagtacagaaaacatttgttccTGATGCTCAGCTGCAACATCTATCAGCATCTGGAGCAGTTCAACCACTGACCGAGAGCTGCCGCTGCTGCTATtacatcatcttttttttgttttctttatccaAAAATCTACTTATTTACAAGCCATGACTTCACCAATCATTGGCTGAAGAGATACATGACATTACTCAAAACAATACACtacaaaaaagctttaaagccTTCCTCATATGTTGTTAGTGTTCATATTCAGCTGACATTGTCCTTGTTTCTCAAAGGGAAAAGCCAaagatttctttctgaaagttttgcaTCTTACATTGTTCAGACTGTTTTTGACAGACTTCTGGTATTTGTTTTCGTGGCTTTAGACTTTTTATTAGGAAAACTCAAAAAATTTTCACAACTGAGGAACCCTGTGGATGTCTATGAGCCTACACAGAAGAAGAGTGTTATAAATCTAAATGCCATTGTTTCATAGCTCAGTTGTGTTAGTAACTTAGAAAACTAATCTTTATTCCCTAATCTGTCCTAAACTGAGAGGACtgaagtgatagttcagatcttgtGAAGTGTGGTTCTATGAAAAAGATCTGATTggtcaatatcttacctgttgtagatacttCTTTCAATGATTTCAGTTTGACGAGATAGTTCAAGACTGACATGGCTGATGAGCTATCAGCTAGTCCAAGTgtgaccaagaccaaagtagagtgGTGCCCATTGAAAttaactccaatctcaaaaagtttttttgttgttgtatttttttagttttctggaaGAGCCCCAGGTTGCACCGGAAAtcctacagctagctgctgctgctgttatttgcaCTTGGAGTTGACCACATAAATCCTCTGTTCTATTCCTCTGCAGAAAATGAATAAGAAGACAAGCCTCAATGCAATTAGAAGACAGACCTGAGCTCGTATCACCTCCCCGTTCAGCAACAGTACGTTAATGGTTGGAACTGACCGCCCCGACCTTCATTACTGCCCCCGCAGACACAGCCTGATGATCACCGGTGCCATGGGAGCAGTGCGGGTCAACAGGTATGAAGGAGAGGAGTTATACAAATGTATCAAGAACTACAGCTCCGGTTATTTGTTTCCTGCTTATCCACTGTACATGACCAACGACTGAACATTCATTGCTTTTTACACACTAAAAATATGCCACAAAGTGCATTAAGACTCTAAATCAATTTGAAatcaaaatacacacaacaaTGATTGGTGTCGTTTGCAAGTCATTTTGTCTGTCCTGTCCTGACAATAACTCTGATGGTTTGTTCTGGGAATTCATAGTTCTAGTGACTGATTTTGCAGATAAAATAGATTTCAGATCATTCAAGACCTGCAAATATGACAGATCATTGGGGTTCATCATTAGTTCTTTTTTAACCCTGCAAAATGAATCAATATAAGATAAGaactttactttttaacaataatttgGATGTTAGTTACCACTAATGATCAGGAGTTTTATAAAGCgttctgtttaataaagttttactttctCACTCGTGGTAAGACCTCGAAACCTGTGGTCCATCTGTTGCTTAGCAACAGTAGCTAACTATTTTGGTCTGATGAGATAGATTTCTCTGCACAATTAGAAGAAATGCTTTATGTTTGACTGCTCTGAACTTGCAATGGCTCATTATCTACAGgaacaactttgtgtttttcaaactaTAATATCAGGTTCTGGTGCTAGATATGATGGACTTTTAACCCTAATTCTGAAGTTTTACATACATCTGTAATTTCTCGCCTCTGTTGAggtgttttattgtgtgttttggttCATGTTAGTAGCTTCTTCttgaatttcttttatttgattataaGAAGCTATCACTACCCAATCTATCTAGGATTAGTTTATCacaatttagtgtttttaatgctAGATATGTAACAGAACAACACTGGATGAGTGTCTTTATGAATAAAGTGCTGTAGAAGGATGAGGATAAGTCAAGAGCTTTAATCTTGAAAACAACTATTtgttcaggaaaacaaaaactgtcattaaaaatttagaaatgctaataaaaaatgtatctgaagtttctttaagcttttgttattttaagtaaaaaaaaacaagctggaaAAAATGTGAACAACTTACTTcctgttgttaaaaaataattttaaccattttagtCATCAAAATCAACAGCTAAAAACCCTGCTTATTTTTGATGATGTTTTATTCTTAGATTATTTGCAgactctgtttatttatttacatattaatCTCCCCTATAAGTAGACTATATTTGTAATTGTATTGTcttaaagtcttttttatttatttttcatgtttttgtttatttagataCAGTATTGTTTCCACTGATGAAGACGTCCTGAAGATCTCCAGCCTGGGCCTCCACAACGGCCACAGCCCTCTGACTCAGCAGAAACTGTCAGGGGCCTGCATGCGAGGtgaggaaggaggaggtggaggagactGTCCAGGGAGCGATGAAGGTCGAGGGGCTTTGCCTTTGAGACTGACCAATGAGCCCATCATCCACAGCAGCTGCCGTTCTTTGCCTTCGTGCCgtctggacctggacctgagCACCAGACACCTGCGCACCCGCTTCGTGAAGAAGAACGGCCAGTGCAACGTGGTTTTCAACAACATGGAGGACAAACCGCGGCGATACCTGGCCGATATCTTCACAACCTGCGTGGACATACGCTGGCGTTACTTGTTGCTCATCTTCACCACCACCTTCCTTCTGTCATGGCTGCTGTTTGGGATCATCTTCTGGGGGGTGGCCCTCGCTCACGGAGACTTTGAGCTGCGTGCCCCCGTGATAGACGGGTACTCTCGGGGTTCCACGGAGGCAGGAAAAGACGAGTGGCGGCCATGCATCCTCCACGTTCAGGGCTTCATCGGGGCATTCCTCTTCTCCATTGAGACCCAGACCACCATTGGATACGGTTTCCGCTGTGTCACCGAGGAGTGTCCGATTGCTGTTGTGACAGTAGTGGTGCAGTCCATCGTTGGCTGCATTATTGACTCTTTCATGATCGGCACCATCATGGCAAAGATGGTCCGACCCAAAAAGAGGGCACAGACTCTGCTGTTCTCGCACAACGCAGTCATCGCTTTGCGAGACGGTAAGCTGTGCCTCATGTGGCGCCTGGGGAACATGCGCAAGAGCCATATTGTTGAGGCCCACGTGCGCGCTCAGCTCATCAGGCCCCATGTGACAGCAGAGGGCGAATACCTCCCTTTAGAGCAGACAGACATCGACATTGGCTATGACGACGGACTGGATCGCCTGTTTCTGGTGTCGCCTCTGGTGATCGTCCATGAGATCAATAAAAACAGTCCTCTGTATAACCTGAGCTGCAGCGACTTACGGAAGGAGGACTTTGAGATTGTGGTCATCCTGGAGGGAATGGTGGAGGCCACAGCTATGACCACGCAGGCCCGTAGCTCCTACTTGGCAAGGGAGATCCTGTGGGGCCACCGCTTTGAGCCTGTCGTGTTCGAGAAAGGTGACCGCTACCATGTGGACTATTCCCGCTTTCATAAGACTTACGAAGTGCCATCTACACCTTACTGCAGTGCCAGGGAGCTGAGCCAGAGAAAGGGTCAATCGTCATCCTCCAGTTCGACTTACTCCCGGTCTCCGTCACCATTTGCTCCGAGGGCGGCGAGACGCCTTCAGGGCTCCCACTCCCCCAGTGCTTTCTGCTACGAGAATGAAGTAGCTTTGTGCTGTGGAGATGACGCCGATGATGAAGGGGCAAAAGAGGAACTTGAGCGACTGAATGTAGGAACTAAAAGGGAAGTAAAAATGAGAGATGAAATTCACTTGGACTTTAAGGGGGCATTTGTGAAAGAGCAGACGGTGGAGATGTTGTGTGTTCTGGACACAGAGAATCAGCTCAGCCTTGACAGACTACAGCCCACCTTACCTTTATACATCAGCAGAGAATCAGGAGTTTGAACACTAGTAATGGCTGCCCTTCATGGCTTcgttcattttctctttttgtctgcaTCCAACCAAAGTATTAAACATGTAATATAAAAGACTGAGAACATAGATTAAACTGTGTatgcagctgaaaccagatgtttacatacattgtaaaaatgtcacaaaaacattttttttctcactttcagACTAAATCTTTCTTGTTtcaggtcagttaggattcccaaaacaatttctatttgttaaatgcctgAATAATGAGAGAAGTGAATTTTTTTAGTATCTGGTATCATTCCCTTTAGACTGTCTGACTTGGATCAAATATTTGGGGTTTCCTTTCACagctttttataaaagtttgttgtatttagtCCCGtttctcctgacagaactgctgTATCTGACTCAGGTTTAAAGGGCCTCCTCACTCAcacaccttttcagctctgcctaCAAAATTTATGTGAATGAGATCAGGACTTTGTGATGCTCACTCTAAAACCCtgactttgttgtctttaagccactttgtaactaatCTGTCAGGATGCTGATGGTCGTTGTCCATTTGAGGACCCATTTGTtcccaagctttaacttcctggctgatgtcttcagatgttgctttaatatttccacataatgttctttcatCGTGATTCCAACTATTAAGTGACGTTCACCAGTGTCTCCTGCAGCAAATCATCCCCTAACATGATGATGCCACCCCTGTacttcacagttgggatggtTCAAGTTTCCCCCTCTTTCCTCTAAATGTAACAATGGTCATTATGGTCATACAGTTcgattttagtttcatcagatcACAGAACATGTCCCCATAAATTAAGGTCTGTTCCTGTGtgtaatctgtcttttttatgttgctttgggagtaatggcttcttctactctgaccagcttcagcagcattttCATAAgctctttctcttttgttttggggttgttACGCACATTTCGCACCCAAACAcgttcatctcaggaacacagaaccaTCTCTTTAATGAGTGATGTAATGGCAGCACATTCTCATGgtagttatttttgtgtataattgtttgaacagattaAACTTCAGTTATCTGAAAATTGTATCCAAGGATGTGGAGGTcgacatttctttttttgaaatctttgctgatttttttcttgattttacaCTACGAAGCAGCGTGTtttgaggtgtgccttaaaaCAATGCATCTACAGGTGTGCCTCcaattaactcagatgttgtcagctaaccaatcaaaagcttccatAATAACGTCATCTAGGCTTTCCCAAATCGTTTAAAGGCGAAATAATTTTGGTGTATGGAAACCTGTGACTTtaaagaaggaataaaaaattATCTCTCTCATTATGCAGGCATTTAACAATTAGAAAAATGTGGGGTAATCCTGACTGACCCCAAACAGGAAATGCTGAATCTGATTTTGatcctgtgtgtttttatacagcgt of the Kryptolebias marmoratus isolate JLee-2015 linkage group LG3, ASM164957v2, whole genome shotgun sequence genome contains:
- the LOC108244327 gene encoding ATP-sensitive inward rectifier potassium channel 12-like; the protein is MVGTDRPDLHYCPRRHSLMITGAMGAVRVNRYSIVSTDEDVLKISSLGLHNGHSPLTQQKLSGACMRGEEGGGGGDCPGSDEGRGALPLRLTNEPIIHSSCRSLPSCRLDLDLSTRHLRTRFVKKNGQCNVVFNNMEDKPRRYLADIFTTCVDIRWRYLLLIFTTTFLLSWLLFGIIFWGVALAHGDFELRAPVIDGYSRGSTEAGKDEWRPCILHVQGFIGAFLFSIETQTTIGYGFRCVTEECPIAVVTVVVQSIVGCIIDSFMIGTIMAKMVRPKKRAQTLLFSHNAVIALRDGKLCLMWRLGNMRKSHIVEAHVRAQLIRPHVTAEGEYLPLEQTDIDIGYDDGLDRLFLVSPLVIVHEINKNSPLYNLSCSDLRKEDFEIVVILEGMVEATAMTTQARSSYLAREILWGHRFEPVVFEKGDRYHVDYSRFHKTYEVPSTPYCSARELSQRKGQSSSSSSTYSRSPSPFAPRAARRLQGSHSPSAFCYENEVALCCGDDADDEGAKEELERLNVGTKREVKMRDEIHLDFKGAFVKEQTVEMLCVLDTENQLSLDRLQPTLPLYISRESGV